A region of Streptomyces sp. TG1A-60 DNA encodes the following proteins:
- a CDS encoding ATP-binding cassette domain-containing protein, giving the protein MTSIDVQDLTKEYGAVRAVDHLTFRVEPGRVTGFLGPNGAGKSTTMRLVLGLDRPTTGTATVGGRGYAGLDEPLRHVGALLDAQAAHGSRTARDHLRALAASNRIAPARVDEVLEGTGLGKVARRRVRTYSLGMRQRLGIAAALLGDPPVVLLDEPSNGLDPEGIVWIRALLRRLAREGRTVLVSSHLMNETASFADHLIVLGRGRLLADTPMREFIHARVQPRVRVRATDGEALTDAALGDRASGLSAAEALRGVVGCGVYLTLMALLAAGLTALLRSGVATLGILVPFLLIVSFVVGGVSGGVADFLPDKAGQVILHETSDGALGAWSGLAVTAVWAALALAAGAWGVRRRDV; this is encoded by the coding sequence ATGACCAGCATCGACGTGCAGGACCTGACCAAGGAGTACGGCGCCGTCCGAGCCGTGGACCACCTCACTTTCCGTGTCGAGCCCGGCCGCGTCACCGGCTTCCTCGGCCCCAACGGCGCCGGGAAGTCCACCACCATGCGACTCGTCCTCGGCCTGGACCGGCCCACCACCGGCACCGCCACCGTCGGGGGCCGGGGCTACGCAGGCCTCGATGAACCGCTGCGCCACGTGGGCGCCCTGCTCGACGCGCAGGCCGCGCACGGATCACGCACCGCCCGCGACCATCTCCGGGCGCTCGCGGCGAGCAACCGCATCGCGCCCGCCCGCGTGGACGAGGTCCTGGAGGGGACGGGTCTCGGGAAGGTCGCACGGCGCCGGGTGAGGACGTACTCCCTGGGCATGCGCCAACGCCTCGGAATCGCGGCGGCCCTGCTCGGCGACCCGCCCGTGGTCCTGCTCGACGAACCGTCCAACGGCCTCGATCCCGAAGGGATCGTCTGGATCCGTGCGTTGTTGCGCCGCCTGGCTCGCGAGGGCCGTACCGTCCTGGTCTCCAGCCATCTCATGAACGAGACCGCCTCCTTCGCCGACCATCTGATCGTCCTCGGCCGAGGACGCCTCCTCGCCGACACCCCCATGCGGGAGTTCATCCACGCGCGCGTGCAGCCCCGCGTACGGGTGCGCGCCACCGACGGCGAGGCCCTCACCGACGCCGCCCTCGGGGACAGGGCGAGTGGGCTCTCGGCGGCCGAAGCTCTGCGGGGTGTCGTCGGCTGCGGCGTCTACCTCACCCTGATGGCGCTTCTCGCGGCCGGCCTGACCGCCCTCCTGCGCAGCGGCGTGGCCACCCTGGGCATCCTCGTCCCGTTCCTGCTCATCGTCTCCTTCGTCGTCGGTGGAGTCTCCGGTGGCGTCGCCGACTTCCTGCCCGACAAAGCGGGCCAGGTGATCCTCCACGAGACGTCCGACGGCGCGCTGGGCGCCTGGAGCGGCCTGGCGGTGACCGCGGTGTGGGCGGCGCTCGCGCTGGCGGCGGGAGCGTGGGGCGTGCGGCGGCGGGACGTCTGA
- the mug gene encoding G/U mismatch-specific DNA glycosylase, with translation MPDVTADGLRVLFCGINPGLTTAATGHHFARPGNRFWPVLHLSRFTPRLLKPAEQGELPSHGLGITNVVARATARADELTTEEYVEGGRLLTARVERLRPRWLAVVGVTAYRAAFGDRKAVVGPQERAIGDSRVWVLPNPSGLNAHWTTATMAEEFGRLRVAAEG, from the coding sequence GTGCCGGATGTCACCGCGGACGGCCTCCGGGTCCTTTTCTGCGGCATCAACCCGGGACTGACGACGGCGGCGACCGGCCACCATTTCGCCCGCCCGGGCAACCGCTTCTGGCCGGTCCTGCACCTGTCCCGCTTCACGCCCCGCTTGCTCAAGCCCGCCGAGCAGGGCGAGTTGCCGTCGCACGGGCTCGGCATCACGAACGTGGTCGCCCGGGCCACGGCCCGCGCGGACGAGCTGACGACGGAGGAGTACGTCGAGGGCGGGCGCCTGCTGACCGCCAGGGTGGAGCGGCTGCGGCCACGCTGGCTCGCGGTCGTGGGTGTCACCGCCTACCGGGCCGCGTTCGGCGACCGCAAGGCCGTCGTCGGTCCGCAGGAGCGGGCGATCGGGGACTCGCGCGTGTGGGTGCTGCCCAACCCGAGCGGGCTGAACGCGCACTGGACGACGGCGACGATGGCGGAGGAGTTCGGACGCCTGCGGGTCGCGGCGGAGGGCTGA
- the purB gene encoding adenylosuccinate lyase yields MTSAPAKPRIPNVLAGRYASAELATLWSPEQKVRLERQLWLAVLRAQKDLGIEVPDEALADYERVLDTVDLASVAEREKVTRHDVKARIEEFNDLAGHEHVHKGMTSRDLTENVEQLQIRLSLELIRDRAVAVLARLGRLAGEYGELVMAGRSHNVAAQATTLGKRFATAADELLVAYGRIEELLERYPLRGIKGPVGTAQDMLDLLGGDAAKLAELEDRIAGHLGFAQAFTSVGQVYPRSLDYDVVTALVQVAAAPSSLAKTIRLMAGHELVTEGFKPGQVGSSAMPHKMNTRSCERVNGLMVILRGYASMTGELAGDQWNEGDVSCSVVRRVALPDAFFALDGLLETFLTVLDEFGAFPAVVARELDRYLPFLATTKVLMGAVRSGVGREVAHEAIKENAVASALAMREQGAERNELLDKLAADDRIPLDRTQLDALMADKLSFTGAASDQVAVVVGRIEEIVKQRPEAAGYTPGAIL; encoded by the coding sequence GTGACTTCTGCGCCAGCCAAGCCCCGCATTCCGAACGTCCTCGCCGGACGCTACGCCTCCGCCGAGCTCGCCACGCTCTGGTCGCCCGAGCAGAAGGTGAGGCTGGAGCGGCAGCTCTGGCTGGCCGTGCTGCGGGCCCAGAAGGACCTCGGCATCGAGGTGCCGGACGAGGCGCTCGCCGACTACGAGCGGGTCCTGGACACCGTCGACCTGGCCTCCGTCGCCGAGCGCGAGAAGGTCACACGGCACGACGTGAAGGCCAGGATCGAGGAGTTCAACGACCTCGCCGGGCACGAGCACGTGCACAAGGGCATGACGTCCCGCGACCTCACCGAGAACGTCGAGCAGCTGCAGATCCGTCTCTCGCTGGAGCTGATCCGCGACCGTGCGGTGGCCGTACTGGCGCGGCTGGGCAGGCTGGCCGGTGAGTACGGCGAGCTGGTCATGGCCGGCCGCTCGCACAACGTGGCCGCGCAGGCAACCACGCTCGGCAAGCGTTTCGCGACCGCCGCCGACGAGCTGCTCGTGGCGTACGGGCGCATCGAGGAGCTGTTGGAGCGCTACCCGCTGCGCGGCATCAAGGGCCCGGTGGGTACGGCCCAGGACATGCTGGACCTGCTGGGCGGGGACGCCGCCAAGCTGGCCGAGCTGGAGGACCGGATCGCCGGGCACCTCGGCTTCGCGCAGGCGTTCACCTCGGTCGGCCAGGTCTACCCGCGCTCGCTGGACTACGACGTGGTGACCGCGCTGGTGCAAGTGGCGGCGGCACCGTCCTCGCTGGCGAAGACGATCCGGCTGATGGCCGGGCACGAGCTGGTGACCGAGGGCTTCAAACCGGGGCAGGTCGGCTCGTCCGCCATGCCGCACAAGATGAACACCCGCTCCTGCGAGCGCGTCAACGGCCTCATGGTCATCCTGCGCGGCTACGCCTCGATGACGGGTGAGCTGGCGGGCGACCAGTGGAACGAGGGCGACGTGTCCTGCTCGGTGGTGCGCCGCGTCGCGCTGCCGGACGCGTTCTTCGCGCTGGACGGGCTGCTGGAGACCTTCCTGACCGTCCTGGACGAGTTCGGTGCCTTCCCGGCCGTCGTCGCCCGGGAGCTGGACCGCTACCTGCCGTTCCTCGCCACGACCAAGGTGCTGATGGGCGCGGTGCGCTCGGGCGTCGGACGTGAGGTCGCGCACGAGGCCATCAAGGAGAACGCCGTCGCCTCCGCGCTCGCGATGCGCGAGCAGGGCGCCGAGCGCAACGAACTGCTCGACAAGCTCGCCGCCGACGACCGCATCCCGCTGGACCGTACCCAGCTCGACGCGCTCATGGCCGACAAGCTCTCCTTCACGGGCGCCGCGTCCGACCAGGTCGCCGTCGTCGTCGGCCGGATCGAGGAGATCGTGAAGCAGCGCCCGGAGGCCGCGGGCTACACACCGGGAGCGATCCTCTGA
- a CDS encoding GntR family transcriptional regulator — translation MGTQQLESVPEPKYWHLKTVLSEALDSDFSVGEILPNERDLAARFGVARATLRQALEQLELEGRLQRRRGVGTTVAPPRVGVAVGAEQHAWPGTVGDAWQAVDCADSAPPAAVADILETEPGEQVHVVRRSRVSHGQPVAAELLYVPADSVPALSAIEPSGAARARAVLRELQCLELEGQDRSVELGSARADDARELDRLPGAPVLVVTTRFFAEGRAAAVSLATYRADTCRLTFGDSGGVEIHHGPERRAS, via the coding sequence GTGGGGACCCAGCAGCTGGAATCGGTGCCGGAACCGAAATACTGGCATCTGAAGACCGTGCTCAGTGAGGCATTGGACTCCGACTTCTCGGTGGGCGAGATCCTGCCCAACGAACGCGATCTCGCGGCCCGCTTCGGCGTCGCGCGGGCCACGCTCCGCCAGGCGCTGGAGCAGCTCGAACTGGAGGGCCGGCTGCAGCGCCGGCGCGGCGTCGGCACCACCGTGGCCCCGCCGCGCGTGGGAGTCGCCGTCGGCGCCGAACAGCACGCGTGGCCCGGCACCGTCGGCGACGCCTGGCAGGCGGTGGACTGCGCGGACTCCGCGCCGCCCGCCGCGGTGGCCGACATCCTGGAGACCGAGCCCGGCGAGCAGGTGCACGTCGTGCGCCGCTCCCGTGTCTCGCACGGCCAGCCCGTCGCCGCCGAACTGCTCTACGTTCCGGCGGACTCGGTGCCCGCCCTCTCCGCCATCGAGCCCTCCGGTGCGGCACGCGCGCGTGCCGTGCTGCGCGAGCTGCAGTGCCTGGAGCTTGAAGGGCAGGATCGCTCGGTGGAGCTGGGCTCGGCCCGCGCGGACGACGCCAGGGAACTCGACCGGCTGCCCGGCGCGCCCGTCCTCGTCGTCACCACCCGCTTCTTCGCCGAGGGCCGCGCCGCGGCCGTCTCCCTGGCCACCTACCGCGCTGACACGTGCCGCCTGACCTTCGGCGACTCGGGCGGCGTCGAGATCCACCACGGCCCGGAACGCCGCGCCTCCTAG
- a CDS encoding histidine kinase, with product MARFLRPLLRGTTYTRLLHLWVPMLIISVWMFILPTHPWVPALFLIPVGLIPAVRLGEGVQARLLLTPGEEEESGISVVPAASWRDRFRTVVWLELRMALGALAVGGTVWLPILTYDLISVAFGHVPTDNPVLRGVAPHWAYGLLAPFPLALSFAAVIGLGELITAVARRLLGPSAAQRLTALEERTEQLLERNRIARELHDSLGHALTVAVVQAGAARAAGDPVFTGRALTAIEDTGRAALEDLERVLGALRETGGPVQGRPTLAEADRLLESARASGATVDAEVAGPLETVPGPVSREGYRILQESLTNVLRHAGDVPVRVRISVGDGSLDLEVRNRLTADIPGRGRGSGLRGIRERAALLGGRARTGPDRGDWQVHVELPLS from the coding sequence ATGGCCCGCTTCCTGCGCCCGTTGCTCCGGGGGACGACGTACACGCGCTTGCTGCACCTGTGGGTGCCGATGCTGATCATCAGCGTGTGGATGTTCATCCTGCCCACGCACCCGTGGGTGCCGGCGCTGTTCCTGATCCCGGTCGGGTTGATCCCCGCCGTGCGACTGGGTGAGGGCGTGCAGGCGCGGCTGCTGCTGACACCGGGTGAAGAGGAGGAATCAGGGATCTCCGTGGTGCCGGCGGCCAGTTGGCGGGACCGGTTCCGCACAGTGGTGTGGCTGGAGCTGCGGATGGCGCTCGGAGCGCTGGCCGTAGGGGGCACCGTCTGGCTTCCCATCCTCACGTACGACCTGATCTCGGTCGCGTTCGGGCACGTGCCGACGGACAATCCTGTGCTGAGGGGTGTCGCGCCGCACTGGGCGTACGGCCTCCTGGCGCCTTTCCCGCTCGCCCTGTCGTTCGCCGCCGTCATCGGCCTCGGCGAGCTGATCACCGCCGTCGCCCGCCGGCTCCTGGGACCCTCGGCGGCCCAGCGGCTGACCGCCTTGGAGGAGCGGACCGAGCAGCTGCTGGAACGCAACCGGATCGCCCGGGAGTTGCACGACTCCCTGGGGCACGCGCTGACGGTGGCGGTGGTGCAGGCGGGCGCGGCGCGGGCGGCCGGCGATCCCGTGTTCACCGGCAGGGCGCTCACCGCCATCGAGGACACCGGCCGGGCCGCGCTGGAGGACCTGGAGCGGGTGCTGGGCGCGCTGCGGGAGACCGGCGGGCCCGTGCAGGGCAGACCCACGCTGGCCGAAGCCGACCGGCTGCTGGAGTCCGCGCGCGCCTCCGGCGCGACGGTGGACGCCGAGGTGGCGGGGCCGCTCGAGACGGTGCCCGGCCCGGTGTCCCGCGAGGGCTACCGCATCCTCCAGGAGTCGCTGACCAATGTGCTCCGGCATGCGGGCGACGTCCCGGTCCGGGTGCGGATCTCGGTCGGGGACGGGAGTCTCGACCTGGAGGTCCGCAATCGGCTGACGGCGGACATACCGGGACGAGGCCGGGGCAGTGGCCTGCGTGGCATACGCGAGCGTGCCGCGTTGCTCGGCGGGCGGGCGCGGACCGGCCCCGACCGGGGCGACTGGCAGGTCCACGTCGAACTACCGCTGAGCTGA
- a CDS encoding hemolysin family protein, with the protein MTAVQLLIGFATLVANAFFVGAEFALISVRRSQIEPYAEQGDRRARSVLWGLRHVSALMATAQLGITLCTLVLGVVAEPAIEHLLEPLFHAIGVPESAGHAVSFVIALALATYLHMLLGEMVPKNIALAEPVRSALLLGPPLVTLSRALRPVIFTVNAFANTLLRLMRIETKDEVTATFSDTELARLVRDSSEAGLIDDRARERLRDALELGRRPVRDVVLPLERVVYAGMGVTPEELERLSAESGFSRFPVVDEGRRIVGYLHVKDALDAAPRDVPFSVRDTRSIARVRESTPLDDVLTAMRRSRTHLAAVQGADGRLAGIVTMEDVLRELFGQPAV; encoded by the coding sequence ATGACCGCCGTCCAGCTGCTGATCGGTTTCGCGACGCTGGTCGCCAACGCCTTCTTCGTGGGCGCCGAGTTCGCCCTGATCTCCGTACGCCGCAGCCAGATCGAACCGTACGCCGAACAGGGCGACCGGCGGGCGCGCAGCGTGCTGTGGGGGCTGCGGCACGTGTCGGCGCTGATGGCGACGGCGCAGCTCGGCATCACACTGTGCACCCTGGTCCTCGGTGTGGTCGCGGAGCCCGCGATCGAGCATCTGCTGGAGCCGCTGTTCCACGCGATCGGCGTGCCGGAGAGCGCGGGCCACGCGGTGTCCTTCGTGATCGCCCTGGCGCTCGCCACCTATCTGCACATGCTGCTCGGCGAGATGGTGCCGAAGAACATCGCCCTCGCGGAGCCGGTGCGCAGCGCCCTGCTGCTCGGCCCGCCGCTGGTGACCCTGTCGCGGGCGCTCCGCCCGGTGATCTTCACGGTCAACGCCTTCGCGAACACGCTGCTGAGGCTGATGCGGATCGAGACGAAGGACGAGGTCACGGCGACCTTCTCGGACACCGAACTGGCCCGCCTCGTCCGGGACTCCAGCGAGGCCGGACTCATCGACGACCGCGCGCGGGAGCGGCTGCGCGATGCGCTGGAGCTGGGCCGCCGACCCGTGCGCGACGTCGTCCTCCCGCTGGAACGCGTCGTCTACGCGGGCATGGGGGTCACCCCGGAGGAACTGGAGCGGCTGTCGGCCGAGTCCGGGTTCTCCCGCTTCCCCGTGGTCGACGAGGGGCGCCGGATCGTCGGCTATCTCCATGTGAAGGACGCGCTCGACGCGGCACCGCGTGACGTACCGTTCTCCGTCCGCGACACGCGGTCCATCGCCCGGGTGCGGGAGAGCACACCACTGGACGACGTGCTCACCGCGATGCGCCGCAGCCGTACGCATCTGGCGGCGGTCCAAGGCGCGGACGGGCGGCTGGCCGGCATCGTGACCATGGAGGACGTGCTGCGGGAGCTGTTCGGACAGCCCGCCGTGTGA
- a CDS encoding response regulator transcription factor: MSPITVLLVDDEPLVRAGLRAVLEAQPDIEVVGEAADGAAVIPLVRQLKPSVVAMDVRMPLLDGIEATRAVLRTVPEPPKILVVTTFENDEYVYEALRAGADGFLLKRARPAEIVHAVRLVAEGESLLFPASVRQLAAEYADGAGGGAARSVMERASLTGREAEVLRLMARGLSNAEIAARLVVGAETVKSHVSAVLAKLGARDRTQAVIAAYESGFVRPG; this comes from the coding sequence ATGTCCCCGATCACCGTGCTGCTCGTCGACGACGAACCACTCGTACGCGCCGGCCTGCGGGCCGTTCTGGAGGCGCAGCCGGACATCGAGGTCGTGGGCGAGGCGGCGGACGGCGCGGCGGTGATCCCCCTGGTGCGGCAACTGAAACCGAGTGTCGTCGCCATGGATGTGCGCATGCCGCTGCTGGACGGCATCGAGGCCACCCGGGCGGTGCTGCGGACCGTGCCGGAGCCCCCGAAGATCCTCGTGGTGACGACCTTCGAGAACGACGAGTACGTGTATGAGGCGTTGCGCGCCGGTGCGGACGGTTTCCTGCTGAAGCGGGCGCGGCCCGCCGAGATCGTCCACGCGGTGCGGCTGGTCGCGGAGGGCGAGTCGCTGCTGTTTCCGGCCTCCGTGCGGCAGTTGGCCGCCGAGTACGCCGACGGTGCGGGCGGTGGGGCGGCGCGATCGGTCATGGAGCGGGCCTCGCTGACCGGTCGGGAGGCGGAGGTGCTGCGGCTGATGGCCCGGGGTCTGTCGAACGCGGAGATCGCCGCTCGGCTGGTCGTCGGCGCCGAGACGGTGAAGTCACACGTCAGCGCCGTGCTCGCGAAGCTGGGGGCGCGGGACCGTACGCAGGCGGTGATCGCGGCGTACGAGTCGGGCTTCGTGAGGCCCGGCTGA
- a CDS encoding PLP-dependent aminotransferase family protein produces the protein MTSSRTSPGDGGSTGSAPWAAAWELLSPVTDAPARARGRTLQAALREAVRTGRLACGTRLPSSRELAADLGVSRGLVTEAYEQLTAEGYLRSGRGAGTWVGADVRAALPRARDLAPRSPGARADFVPGTPDLSLFPRAAWAAAQRGVLAELPHQALGYPDPRGLPRLRTALAELLARRRGVVADPERIVVVSGVAQATTLLGCVLRARGARTVGVEDPGSPEHGTLYAAAGLGTVALPLDEEGLAVGPLRDSGVRAVVTTPAHQFPSGIAYSARRRVELLDWARSVDGLVVEDDYDGDFRYDRAPVGSLQGLDPERVAYTGSVSKSLAPGLRLGWLLVPTSLAEEVVERKRTMDLGHPTIDQALFARFVERGDYDRQLRRCQRAYRERRDALVRALAEHFPGAEVSGIAAGLHVIAALPGRYGPLDRFLDRAAVAGVEVRGVARYGRVPDDGVRLVLGYAHLSPARIREGVEVLAAAVG, from the coding sequence ATGACGTCATCGAGGACCAGTCCGGGGGACGGTGGCTCCACGGGGTCCGCTCCCTGGGCCGCCGCCTGGGAGTTGCTGTCGCCCGTCACCGACGCGCCCGCACGCGCGCGTGGGCGTACGTTGCAGGCGGCGCTGCGGGAGGCCGTGCGGACGGGGCGGCTCGCGTGTGGGACGCGGCTGCCGTCGAGCCGGGAGCTCGCCGCCGACCTCGGGGTGTCGCGCGGGCTGGTTACGGAGGCGTACGAGCAGTTGACCGCGGAGGGATATCTGCGCAGCGGCCGGGGCGCCGGGACCTGGGTGGGCGCCGACGTCCGGGCCGCCCTTCCCCGCGCGCGTGATCTCGCGCCGCGCTCTCCCGGTGCCCGCGCCGACTTCGTGCCCGGGACACCGGACCTGTCGCTGTTCCCGCGTGCCGCGTGGGCGGCGGCCCAGCGCGGGGTGCTCGCGGAACTCCCGCACCAGGCGCTGGGCTACCCCGACCCGCGGGGGCTGCCCCGGCTGCGTACCGCGCTCGCCGAACTGCTCGCCCGGCGCCGGGGGGTGGTCGCCGACCCCGAGCGGATCGTCGTCGTCTCCGGGGTGGCCCAGGCGACGACCCTCCTCGGATGCGTGCTCCGCGCGCGTGGGGCGCGCACCGTCGGCGTGGAGGATCCGGGCAGCCCCGAGCACGGGACGCTGTACGCCGCCGCCGGGCTCGGCACCGTGGCGCTGCCGCTGGACGAGGAGGGGCTGGCCGTCGGGCCGTTGCGTGACTCGGGGGTGCGGGCGGTGGTGACGACGCCGGCGCATCAGTTCCCGTCGGGGATCGCGTACTCCGCGAGGCGGCGGGTCGAACTCCTGGACTGGGCACGGTCGGTGGACGGGCTGGTCGTCGAGGACGACTACGACGGTGACTTCCGCTACGACCGCGCGCCCGTGGGCTCGCTCCAGGGGCTCGATCCCGAGCGGGTCGCGTACACCGGGTCCGTCAGCAAGTCGCTCGCGCCCGGACTGCGGCTCGGCTGGCTCCTCGTGCCGACGTCCCTGGCGGAGGAGGTCGTCGAGCGGAAGCGGACCATGGATCTCGGTCATCCCACCATCGACCAGGCACTCTTCGCCCGGTTCGTGGAGCGGGGTGACTACGACCGCCAGCTGCGGCGGTGCCAGCGGGCGTATCGGGAGCGGCGCGACGCCCTGGTCCGCGCCCTCGCCGAGCACTTCCCCGGTGCGGAGGTGTCCGGTATCGCGGCGGGGCTGCACGTCATCGCCGCGCTGCCGGGCCGGTACGGGCCCCTCGACCGGTTCCTGGATCGGGCGGCGGTGGCTGGGGTCGAGGTGCGCGGGGTCGCGCGGTACGGGCGGGTGCCGGACGACGGGGTGCGGCTGGTGCTGGGGTACGCGCATCTGTCGCCCGCGCGGATTCGGGAGGGAGTGGAGGTACTGGCGGCGGCGGTCGGCTGA
- a CDS encoding alpha/beta fold hydrolase: MSAATVSFQVPSPLGPRPVTVSHAREGTGEPLLLLHGIGHHRQAWDPVVHLLAAEREVITVDLPGFGESPALPDGLTYDLSTTSAVFGAFCEALELDRPHVAGNSLGGLLALELAREKLVRSVTALSPAGFWNEAERRYAFGVLLTMRHISRRLPLPLVESLSRSAAGRSALTSTIYARPGRRSPEAVVAETLALAGATGFDETLRAGGSVLFTDDIPGLPVTVAWGTRDWLLVRRQGVRAKRVIPGARLVRLPGCGHCPMNDDPALVARVILDGSR, translated from the coding sequence ATGTCAGCCGCCACGGTCTCCTTCCAGGTCCCCTCCCCGCTCGGCCCGCGGCCCGTGACGGTCTCCCACGCGCGCGAGGGAACCGGCGAGCCGCTGCTCCTGCTGCACGGCATCGGTCACCACCGGCAGGCCTGGGACCCGGTGGTCCACCTCCTGGCGGCCGAGCGCGAGGTCATCACCGTGGACCTGCCCGGTTTCGGCGAGTCCCCCGCGCTGCCGGACGGCCTCACCTACGACCTGTCCACGACGTCCGCCGTGTTCGGTGCCTTCTGCGAGGCGCTGGAGCTCGACCGCCCCCATGTGGCGGGCAACTCCCTGGGCGGACTGCTCGCCCTGGAGCTGGCCCGCGAGAAGCTCGTACGGTCCGTCACGGCTCTGTCGCCGGCCGGGTTCTGGAACGAGGCCGAACGGCGTTACGCGTTCGGCGTTCTGCTCACCATGCGGCACATCTCGCGGCGGCTGCCACTGCCGCTGGTCGAGTCGCTGTCCCGTTCGGCGGCCGGCCGCTCCGCCCTGACGAGCACCATCTACGCCCGTCCGGGCCGCCGTTCACCCGAGGCTGTGGTCGCCGAGACCCTCGCGCTGGCGGGGGCCACCGGGTTCGACGAGACCCTCCGGGCCGGCGGCAGTGTCCTGTTCACCGACGACATCCCGGGCCTCCCGGTCACCGTGGCCTGGGGGACCCGGGACTGGCTGCTCGTGCGCCGCCAGGGCGTCCGCGCCAAGCGGGTCATCCCCGGGGCCCGGCTGGTGCGGCTGCCCGGCTGCGGCCACTGCCCCATGAACGACGACCCCGCGCTGGTCGCCCGTGTCATCCTCGACGGCAGCCGCTGA
- a CDS encoding SGNH/GDSL hydrolase family protein — translation MQTNPTHSSLVAVGDSFTEGMSDLLPDGSYRGWADLLAGRMAARTPGFRYANLAVRGKLIGQIVAEQVDVAAAMEADVITLVGGLNDTLRPKCDMERVRGLLEEAVERLAPACKQLVLMRSPGRQGPVLERFRPRMEELFACVDGLAARHGALVVDLYGAPSLRDPRMWDVDRLHLTAEGHRRVAEAVWQGLGYAAEDTEWRTPMPVAAPPGWTARQLAHVRFARQYLLPWIGRRLTGRSSGDGLPAKRPELLPWEGPRA, via the coding sequence ATGCAGACGAATCCCACACACTCCAGCCTTGTCGCGGTCGGCGACTCCTTCACCGAGGGCATGTCCGACCTGTTGCCGGACGGTTCGTACCGGGGCTGGGCGGATCTCCTCGCGGGCCGGATGGCCGCGCGGACGCCCGGATTCCGGTACGCCAACCTCGCGGTGCGCGGAAAGCTGATCGGACAGATCGTCGCCGAGCAGGTGGACGTGGCCGCCGCCATGGAGGCGGACGTGATCACGCTGGTGGGCGGCCTGAACGACACCCTGCGCCCGAAGTGCGACATGGAGAGGGTGCGCGGCCTGCTGGAGGAGGCCGTGGAGCGGCTGGCGCCCGCCTGCAAGCAGCTCGTCCTGATGCGCAGCCCGGGACGCCAGGGCCCCGTCCTGGAGCGGTTCCGGCCGCGCATGGAGGAGCTGTTCGCCTGCGTCGACGGGCTGGCCGCCCGGCACGGCGCCCTCGTCGTCGACCTGTACGGCGCCCCCTCGCTGAGGGATCCCCGCATGTGGGACGTGGACCGGCTGCACCTGACCGCCGAGGGCCACCGCCGGGTCGCCGAGGCGGTCTGGCAGGGGCTCGGCTACGCGGCGGAGGACACGGAGTGGCGGACACCGATGCCCGTGGCGGCGCCGCCCGGATGGACCGCACGGCAGCTGGCCCACGTGCGGTTCGCCAGGCAGTACCTGCTGCCATGGATAGGCCGCCGCCTCACGGGGCGCTCCTCCGGCGACGGCCTCCCGGCCAAGCGGCCCGAGTTGTTGCCGTGGGAGGGGCCAAGAGCGTAA
- the sigJ gene encoding RNA polymerase sigma factor SigJ, which yields MTPDIATDVFEGHRPVLMGVAYRMLGRVAEDVVQEAWLRWSGADRSEVREPRGYLVRVTTRLAVDRLRQVRARNEAYPGPWLPGPYVTDYGATVPDTAERAVLADTVSLAVLVVMESLSPLERAVFVLREAFGHPYAEIAAMLDRTEPAVRQLAGRARRHVDERRPRYDVDPAERRELTERFLAAAAGGDLNGLMSLLAPDVRLVGDGGGLGKAPVRVLETADKVGRFLQGAAGKGLAEVSFRLMEINGGTAVVVLSGGRVDSVFQLDVADGRIQSVYIVRNPEKLLSLVVEQ from the coding sequence GTGACCCCCGACATCGCGACCGACGTCTTCGAAGGGCACCGCCCCGTCCTCATGGGAGTCGCCTACCGCATGCTCGGCCGGGTCGCCGAGGACGTGGTCCAGGAGGCCTGGCTGCGTTGGTCCGGCGCCGACCGGTCCGAGGTGCGCGAACCGCGCGGTTACCTGGTCCGCGTCACCACCCGGCTCGCCGTCGACCGGCTGCGCCAGGTGCGTGCGCGCAACGAGGCCTACCCCGGCCCGTGGCTGCCCGGGCCGTACGTCACCGACTACGGGGCCACCGTCCCGGACACCGCCGAGCGGGCCGTCCTCGCCGACACCGTCTCGCTCGCCGTCCTCGTCGTCATGGAGTCCCTCTCGCCCCTGGAACGCGCGGTGTTCGTGCTGCGGGAGGCCTTCGGCCACCCGTACGCCGAGATCGCCGCCATGCTCGACCGCACCGAGCCCGCCGTGCGCCAGCTCGCCGGGCGGGCCCGCAGGCATGTCGACGAGCGGCGCCCGCGCTACGACGTCGACCCGGCCGAACGCCGCGAGCTGACCGAGCGGTTCCTCGCCGCCGCGGCCGGCGGGGACCTCAACGGCCTCATGTCGCTACTGGCTCCCGACGTCCGTCTGGTGGGCGACGGCGGCGGTCTCGGCAAGGCCCCGGTGCGGGTCCTCGAAACCGCAGACAAGGTGGGACGGTTCCTGCAGGGCGCGGCCGGCAAGGGCCTCGCCGAGGTGTCGTTCCGCCTCATGGAGATCAACGGCGGTACGGCGGTGGTCGTCCTGTCCGGCGGCAGGGTCGACAGCGTGTTCCAGCTCGATGTCGCCGACGGCCGCATCCAGTCCGTCTACATCGTGCGCAACCCGGAGAAGCTGCTCTCCCTGGTGGTGGAGCAGTAG